GGTCGAAGAGGCAGTGACCGGCGGCGCCCCGGCACCCCTCGCCGAGCGCCGCGCGGACAAGGCTCCTGTCGACTCTGCGGGCGCCGATGCCGTCGCGGCCATCACCGCGGCGGTGCCGCTGTTGGCTGAGCCCCGTCCCGACGAGCGGATCTACCCGCCGGAGCCCTGAGCCGTCGGCACCGGTCCCGGAGCACCGAGGCGCCTCAGTGCACCGACAGTCCGCCGTCGACGAACAGCGAGTGGCCGGTGACGTAGGCCGATCCCGCCCCGGCGAGGAACACCGCGGCCCCGGCGAAGTCGCTCGGCAGTCCGTTGCGTCCGATCATGGTGCGTGCCGCGAGCTCGGCGACCTTCTGCGGATCCTGCTGCAGGCGGGCGTTCAACGGAGTCAGCACGAAGCCGGGGACGAGCGTGTTGCTCGTGACGCCGGTCCCACCCCAGGCCTCGGCCTCCGAGCGCATGAGCGATTCGACGGCACCCTTCGATGCGCCGTAGACCCCGCTTCCCACGAAGGCGCGGTGGGCCTGCTGGGAGCTGATGTGGAGGAGCCGGCCGTATCCGCGCGCGGCCATGCCCTTCGCGTAGCGCTGGCCGAGCAGGAAGGGCGCGAGCGCGTTGACCGTCATCGTCGCGTCCCAGTCGTCCTCGGTGATCTCCGGGAACGGCGGACGGATGTTGATGCCGGCCGAGTTCACGAGGATGTCCGGCTCGCCGAACGGCACCTCCGCGGCCTCTGCGACGGCGTGGATCCCGTCACGGGTGCCGAGGTCGCCGACGACCCCGGCTGCGCGGCAGCCGTGAGCACGCAGCTCGTCGACGGTCTCCCGGATGCGGTCCTCTCCGCGGGCGACGACGACCGTCGCCGCTCCGGCGCGTGCGAGCGCCGTGGCGATGCCGCGGCCAATGCCGGAGCTGCCACCGGTGACGATCGCTGTGCGTCCGTCGAGCGAGAAGAGGGAGGAGAGGTAGTCGTTCACGCGTTCACCGTTCCGTCGTCGGGAGGCTCGTTCTCACCACGCGAGCGCGGCGGCGATGGCAGGGTCTGGCACGGCATCGGCGAACTCGGGAAGGGCGCGGAGTTCGGCGACGAAGGCCTCGACGTCGACCGCGTAGGCCGGATCAGGGTGCGCGTCGGCGATCTCGAGAAGCGGCACGAGGTCCATCGCCAGGATCAGCTCCAGCCGTGCAGTCACGGAAGCGTGCGCCCCGGCCTCATGCAGCACCCGGATGCCGCCGCGCAGCGCCGCGAGATAGTCCCGCAGAACGGACAGCTGCGCCTTGCTCTGGGTGATCGAGGTGCCGTCGGCTCGGAGCCGCCAGCGCACGACGACATCGGGGATCACGTCGAAGGCGCGTGCCCGCGTGTACATCAGCTGGGCGACCACCTGGTCCTCGTAGGCCACGCCTTCGGGGAAGCGCAGATCGTGCCAGAAGTCGGTGCGACTCACCTTTGACCACGCGACGATGTTCGACACCACCCGCGGGTGGGACTCGAGAGTGGTCGCGAGCCGTTCGGGCGAGGTCGCCGCCGAGACCCAGGGCTGCACGCGACCGGCGACGTAGCCGCCGCCGTGCGGACGCGAGCGCACGTAGGCACCGGCGACGAAGTCGCTTCCCGTCTGCCCGAGCGTTCCCGTCAGGCGGGCCAGGGCGTCCGGCAGCAGTTCGTCGTCCGCGTCGAGGAAACCGAGGTAGGGGGTGGAGACCTGATCGAGACCGACATTGCGCGCCGCACCGAGACCGCGGGAGGCCTCGTGTCGGATCGACGTGAACCGACGGTCATCGGCCGCGGCGGCGTCGAAGATCGCCCCCGTCTCGTCGGTCGAGCCGTCGTCGATGAGGATCGCTCGCCACCGCGACTCGGTCTGCGCGCGCAGAGAGTCCAGGGCGGCGGGGGCGAAGGCGGCGATGTCGCGTCCGGGGACGATCAGCGTCACGATCGGGGCGGAGGCAGTCACCTGCCGAGTCTATGGCCGCGTGTCAGCCCCGAGCCGCGCGCACCGACTCTGTGACGAGCGCGGCCAGTCGTACGGGAGCGTCTTCGGGCAGCGGAACGCGTCCGAAGGTGAAGCGCACGGCGGTCTGCGCCACCTCGGGCGCCACGGCGCAGGCGAGGAGCACATGGGAGGGCTCATCGCTACCCGCCGCACACGCCGATCCGCTCGACGAGATGACACCGCGGCGCTCCAGCTCGAGCAGCACCGATTCCCCGCTGGTGCCGGCGAAGGTGAAGCTCGCCGTCCCCGGCAGACGATGCAGGGCGTCACCGGTGAGCACGGCTTCGGGGATGCTGTCGAGGACCAGGGCGATGAAGTGCCTCGTCGCCGCGCCGACGCGCGCGGCGACCACCTCGCGTTCGTGCTCGGCGATCTCCAGAGCCGTCGCGAGTGCCACGGCCCCCGCGACGTTCTCGGTACCGGAGCGTCGTCCGCGCTCCTGCCCGCCGCCGTGCAGCAGCGGCTCGACGGGCACCCGCCCGCGCACGGCCAGGGCGCCGATGCCCTTGGGGGTGCCGAGCTTGTGGCCGGCGATCGACACCGCATCAGCGCCGAGATCCCGCAGCCCCAGCCAGCCGGCCGACTGCACGGCATCCAGATGCAGGGGCACACGGGCGGCCCGGGTGACGGAAGCCAGTGCCGTCGCGTCCTGGATCGTGCCGATCTCGTTGTTCGCGTGGCCGATCGACACCAGCGCTGTGTCGTCGCGGATCGCCGCCGTCAGGTCGTCCGGTGCGATCCGTCCGCGCGCGTCGACGGGCAGCAGCGTCACCTCGACGGCATGGAAGCGTCGGAGGTATTCGGCGGATTCGAGGATCGACTCGTGCTCGATCGGTGAGATCACCAGGTGACGTCGCCCTGCCTCGAGAGCCGCCAGCACGATGCCCTTCACCGCGAGGTTGTTCGCCTCGGTGCCCCCTGCGGTGAACACGACATCGCCCGTGCGCATCCCGAGGATCCGGGCCACCCGTGCGCGGGCATCGTGCAGAGCACCCGCGGCGGCTTCGCCGGCAGTGTGATGGCTCGACGGGTTGCCGGACACCCCGGAGAGATACGGACCCATCGCCTCGAGCACC
The DNA window shown above is from Microbacterium maritypicum and carries:
- a CDS encoding SDR family NAD(P)-dependent oxidoreductase, translating into MNDYLSSLFSLDGRTAIVTGGSSGIGRGIATALARAGAATVVVARGEDRIRETVDELRAHGCRAAGVVGDLGTRDGIHAVAEAAEVPFGEPDILVNSAGINIRPPFPEITEDDWDATMTVNALAPFLLGQRYAKGMAARGYGRLLHISSQQAHRAFVGSGVYGASKGAVESLMRSEAEAWGGTGVTSNTLVPGFVLTPLNARLQQDPQKVAELAARTMIGRNGLPSDFAGAAVFLAGAGSAYVTGHSLFVDGGLSVH
- a CDS encoding cysteine desulfurase family protein; the encoded protein is MLYLDHAATSPVRPEVLEAMGPYLSGVSGNPSSHHTAGEAAAGALHDARARVARILGMRTGDVVFTAGGTEANNLAVKGIVLAALEAGRRHLVISPIEHESILESAEYLRRFHAVEVTLLPVDARGRIAPDDLTAAIRDDTALVSIGHANNEIGTIQDATALASVTRAARVPLHLDAVQSAGWLGLRDLGADAVSIAGHKLGTPKGIGALAVRGRVPVEPLLHGGGQERGRRSGTENVAGAVALATALEIAEHEREVVAARVGAATRHFIALVLDSIPEAVLTGDALHRLPGTASFTFAGTSGESVLLELERRGVISSSGSACAAGSDEPSHVLLACAVAPEVAQTAVRFTFGRVPLPEDAPVRLAALVTESVRAARG
- a CDS encoding glycosyltransferase family 2 protein; translated protein: MTASAPIVTLIVPGRDIAAFAPAALDSLRAQTESRWRAILIDDGSTDETGAIFDAAAADDRRFTSIRHEASRGLGAARNVGLDQVSTPYLGFLDADDELLPDALARLTGTLGQTGSDFVAGAYVRSRPHGGGYVAGRVQPWVSAATSPERLATTLESHPRVVSNIVAWSKVSRTDFWHDLRFPEGVAYEDQVVAQLMYTRARAFDVIPDVVVRWRLRADGTSITQSKAQLSVLRDYLAALRGGIRVLHEAGAHASVTARLELILAMDLVPLLEIADAHPDPAYAVDVEAFVAELRALPEFADAVPDPAIAAALAW